The bacterium genome has a window encoding:
- the hypE gene encoding hydrogenase expression/formation protein HypE: MSEFSLQCPLPITQHDTIQLGHGSGGKMMNDLIGKLFLWAFDNPYLNKLDDQAVVEINGVRLAISTDSFVVDPIFFPGGNIGELAVYGTVNDVCMSGGRPLFLAASVILEEGFPLADLRQVVESMAAAARRAGVLIVTGDTKVVNKGKGDKIFINTTGLGVLEHPWQISAGQIQPGDAVLLSGSLGDHGIAILSRREGLAFETPITSDTAPLHELVAAVLQAGGQAVHALRDPTRGGLAATLNEFAATARVGIRVREDRIPVKPAVAGACEILGLDPLYIANEGKLVAVVAAAKAEAVLHALQAHPLGREAALIGEVMAGSPGLVTMQTRLGAWRIVDLLVGEQLPRIC, encoded by the coding sequence ATGAGTGAGTTCAGTCTGCAGTGCCCGTTGCCGATCACGCAGCACGACACGATTCAGCTCGGCCACGGCAGCGGCGGCAAGATGATGAATGATCTGATCGGCAAGCTGTTCTTGTGGGCATTCGACAATCCCTACTTGAACAAGCTCGATGATCAAGCCGTGGTCGAGATCAACGGCGTGCGGCTGGCGATCAGCACGGATTCCTTTGTCGTGGATCCGATTTTCTTCCCCGGCGGAAATATCGGCGAGCTGGCGGTTTACGGCACCGTGAATGACGTGTGCATGAGCGGCGGCCGGCCGCTGTTTCTCGCGGCCAGTGTGATTTTGGAAGAGGGCTTTCCCCTGGCAGATCTGCGCCAGGTGGTGGAGTCCATGGCGGCCGCGGCCCGCCGCGCCGGCGTGCTGATCGTGACCGGGGACACCAAAGTCGTCAACAAAGGCAAGGGCGACAAGATCTTCATCAACACCACCGGCCTCGGCGTGCTCGAGCATCCCTGGCAAATATCTGCCGGTCAAATCCAGCCCGGTGATGCGGTGCTGTTGAGCGGCAGCCTGGGTGATCACGGCATTGCCATTCTCTCGCGGCGCGAGGGACTGGCATTTGAAACGCCGATTACGAGTGATACTGCGCCCTTGCATGAGTTGGTGGCCGCGGTGTTGCAGGCCGGCGGCCAGGCAGTGCATGCCCTGCGTGACCCCACGCGCGGCGGATTGGCCGCGACATTGAACGAGTTTGCCGCCACCGCGCGCGTCGGCATTCGGGTTCGCGAAGATCGCATTCCCGTCAAACCCGCGGTGGCGGGCGCGTGTGAGATTTTGGGGTTGGATCCGTTGTATATTGCCAATGAAGGCAAGCTGGTGGCAGTGGTCGCGGCGGCCAAGGCCGAAGCCGTGCTGCACGCGCTGCAGGCCCACCCGCTCGGCCGGGAGGCGGCGCTCATCGGCGAGGTGATGGCCGGCAGTCCCGGCCTGGTGACGATGCAAACGCGGCTGGGGGCGTGGCGCATCGTCGATCTGCTGGTGGGCGAGCAATTGCCGAGGATTTGTTGA
- a CDS encoding PAS domain S-box protein, whose translation MTIPDAQDHNLAVPAALRLLPEKLEEFIHFLPDALVEIDLSTQKLTYANRMAYILFGYDEAEPLAEIRPEDVFAPGEFERAAALIAAYRTQGWDPHRGYTRTGRQDLLDFEMRKRDGAPFHAEVQASFVLSESKVPVRLRLLFRDVSERRRAEQALRTAHEDLEQRVLERTAELSRVNAALQAEIDLHRQTAAELSESEHRFRQMAENIEAVFYLTSLDHAEMIYLSPAFEKIWGRTVASLLDSPQQWLAALLPEDQRRLQALIASQPGGAVYDEIYRIVRPDGTIHWIRDRCFPIHQPQGRIFRIAGIAEDITPFKEAEERLRQSEERYRALFEDNPSMYFTVDAAGSVLSVNHFGAEQLGYTVEELLGQPVFLVFRPEDRAAVEAQLQTCLAQPGQVFQWEMRKIRKSGTLLWVKELGRAVQHADGQPVVLIVCEDITAHKQAETVMRESEKFLATGRMAARIAHEINNPLAAIKTALRLVGGAVPPEHRHFHYVAKADKEIDRIADIVRQMLALYRPGQEARTEFDCNHTLQEVVALMRLLSKQRRVDIALETQCEAGTLRLPENHIRQIMYNLLQNAVEASPPGETVQVRAKLHAGRLVITVSDRGSGITATVAEQVFEPFFTTKGDSSSSGMGLGLSICKSLVDSLQGSITFNSTPGQGAVFTVELPVPVRGATENSHE comes from the coding sequence ATGACAATTCCTGATGCGCAGGACCACAATCTCGCCGTGCCCGCCGCCTTGCGCCTCCTCCCGGAGAAATTGGAGGAGTTCATCCATTTCCTGCCCGATGCCCTGGTGGAAATCGATCTCTCCACGCAAAAACTCACTTATGCCAACCGCATGGCCTACATCCTGTTCGGCTATGACGAAGCGGAGCCTTTGGCGGAAATCAGACCGGAAGATGTTTTTGCACCGGGCGAATTCGAACGCGCCGCGGCGTTGATCGCCGCTTATCGAACCCAGGGCTGGGACCCTCATCGCGGCTACACGCGCACCGGCCGGCAAGACCTGCTTGATTTCGAAATGAGAAAGAGGGATGGCGCTCCGTTTCACGCGGAAGTCCAGGCTTCCTTTGTCTTGAGCGAGAGCAAAGTTCCGGTGCGGCTGCGGTTGCTGTTTCGGGACGTCAGTGAGCGCCGCCGCGCGGAACAGGCGCTGCGCACGGCGCACGAAGACCTGGAACAGCGTGTCTTGGAGCGCACGGCCGAATTGAGCCGGGTGAACGCGGCCTTGCAAGCCGAGATCGATTTGCACCGCCAGACCGCCGCGGAACTGAGTGAAAGCGAGCACCGGTTTCGGCAAATGGCGGAGAATATCGAGGCGGTGTTCTATCTCACCAGTCTCGATCATGCCGAGATGATCTACCTCAGTCCGGCTTTTGAGAAGATCTGGGGACGCACGGTGGCGAGCCTGCTCGATTCGCCGCAGCAGTGGCTGGCCGCCCTGCTCCCCGAAGACCAGCGCCGCTTGCAAGCGCTCATCGCCTCCCAGCCCGGGGGCGCCGTCTACGACGAGATCTACCGCATTGTGCGGCCTGATGGGACGATCCACTGGATCCGCGACCGCTGCTTTCCGATTCACCAGCCCCAGGGCAGGATTTTTCGCATCGCCGGCATTGCCGAGGACATTACTCCCTTCAAAGAGGCGGAAGAACGCTTGCGCCAGAGTGAAGAACGCTATCGCGCGCTGTTCGAAGACAATCCTTCCATGTACTTCACCGTGGACGCCGCCGGCAGCGTGCTCTCGGTGAATCACTTTGGCGCGGAACAACTGGGCTACACGGTGGAGGAATTGCTCGGCCAGCCGGTTTTCCTGGTCTTCCGACCGGAAGATCGGGCCGCGGTCGAGGCGCAGTTGCAGACCTGTCTGGCGCAGCCGGGCCAGGTTTTCCAGTGGGAAATGCGCAAAATTCGCAAGAGCGGAACCCTGCTGTGGGTCAAGGAACTTGGCCGCGCAGTGCAGCATGCCGACGGTCAGCCGGTGGTGTTGATCGTGTGCGAAGACATAACCGCGCACAAGCAGGCCGAGACCGTCATGCGTGAGAGCGAGAAGTTCCTGGCCACCGGCCGGATGGCGGCGCGCATTGCGCATGAGATCAATAATCCGCTCGCCGCCATCAAGACGGCGCTGCGTCTGGTGGGCGGCGCCGTGCCGCCGGAGCATCGCCACTTTCACTACGTCGCCAAAGCCGACAAGGAAATCGACCGCATCGCCGACATCGTTCGCCAGATGCTCGCGCTCTACCGTCCCGGCCAGGAGGCGAGAACCGAATTCGATTGCAATCACACGCTGCAAGAAGTGGTGGCCCTGATGCGCTTGCTCAGCAAGCAGCGGCGCGTGGACATTGCGCTGGAAACTCAATGCGAAGCCGGCACCCTCCGGCTGCCGGAAAACCACATCCGCCAGATCATGTACAATCTTCTGCAAAACGCCGTGGAAGCCTCCCCGCCCGGGGAAACGGTGCAGGTGCGGGCCAAACTGCACGCCGGCCGGCTCGTGATCACCGTGAGCGACCGCGGCAGTGGCATTACCGCCACCGTGGCGGAGCAAGTGTTCGAACCGTTCTTCACCACCAAGGGCGACTCGAGCAGCAGCGGCATGGGACTGGGCCTGTCGATCTGCAAGAGCCTGGTCGATTCGCTGCAGGGCAGCATCACTTTCAACAGCACGCCGGGCCAGGGCGCCGTGTTTACGGTCGAACTGCCGGTGCCGGTCCGGGGCGCAACGGAGAATTCCCATGAATGA
- a CDS encoding sigma-54 dependent transcriptional regulator, producing the protein MNDSGRILIADDEDLFREATVEVLREEGYACDGAVDAYAAAALLQQKEYDLIIADIRMPGNEDLALFKRLQEAKSETPVVVVTGYPGLDAALPATRLSVAGFLAKPIDMDTLLHLTQELLNSPRAGSAHSSGREPATSPTVPGDSWPLLPAAAAQTVPLSAGLDTPALASRPVATKALPPAGAADLIEGIVGGSAVMLHVFERVQKAAPGDQGVLIYGETGTGKELIARAIHHLSPRRECGFVPVDCAALPANLLESELFGYEKGAFTGATGRKLGLLEFAQGGTFFFDEISEMDPGLQAKLLRVLQERKFRRLGGKDLIDLDVRVIAAMNRSPRKAMADGRLRRDLYYRLNVIPIYLPPLRRRRDDIPLLVEHFLHEANQRRHSPPKCLTPDALALLKSQRWPGNVRQLKNVVERLVSLSTGPEIDETDLASFVLRVKHATDPGTVSVPYAAARKRKLSEFERDYFTELMKQSEGVVETAAKLSGLSERTIYRMLRRYGKPF; encoded by the coding sequence ATGAATGACAGCGGCCGCATCCTGATTGCGGATGATGAAGATCTCTTCCGCGAAGCAACCGTCGAGGTGTTGCGCGAAGAGGGCTATGCTTGCGACGGCGCCGTGGATGCCTATGCGGCGGCAGCGCTGCTGCAGCAGAAGGAGTATGATTTGATCATCGCCGACATTCGCATGCCCGGCAATGAAGACCTGGCCTTGTTCAAGAGATTGCAGGAAGCCAAAAGTGAGACACCGGTCGTTGTTGTTACCGGCTATCCCGGGTTGGATGCCGCCCTCCCGGCAACGCGGCTGTCCGTGGCCGGCTTCCTGGCCAAGCCAATCGACATGGACACGCTCCTGCACTTGACGCAGGAGTTGCTCAACTCGCCTCGTGCGGGGTCCGCGCATTCCTCCGGCAGAGAGCCGGCAACCAGCCCGACCGTGCCCGGCGACTCCTGGCCACTGCTGCCTGCGGCGGCCGCACAGACCGTACCGCTGTCTGCGGGACTGGATACGCCTGCGCTTGCGTCACGGCCCGTGGCGACGAAGGCTCTCCCACCGGCCGGAGCTGCGGACCTCATCGAAGGCATCGTGGGAGGCAGCGCAGTGATGCTTCATGTTTTCGAGCGGGTGCAGAAAGCCGCGCCCGGCGATCAAGGCGTGCTCATCTATGGCGAAACCGGCACCGGCAAAGAGCTGATCGCGCGCGCCATTCATCACCTCAGCCCGCGGCGGGAGTGCGGCTTTGTGCCGGTGGATTGCGCGGCGTTGCCCGCCAACTTGTTGGAAAGCGAATTGTTCGGCTACGAAAAAGGCGCGTTCACCGGCGCCACCGGCCGCAAACTGGGTTTGCTCGAATTCGCGCAAGGCGGCACGTTCTTTTTCGATGAGATTTCCGAGATGGACCCCGGCTTGCAGGCAAAATTGCTGCGCGTCTTGCAGGAACGGAAATTCCGCCGGTTGGGCGGCAAAGACCTTATCGACCTCGACGTGCGCGTCATTGCCGCCATGAATCGCAGCCCGCGCAAAGCCATGGCTGATGGCCGTCTGCGCCGCGACCTCTACTACCGGCTCAACGTCATTCCCATTTACCTGCCGCCGCTGCGCCGGCGTCGCGACGATATACCGCTGCTGGTGGAACATTTTCTCCACGAAGCGAACCAACGCCGGCATTCTCCCCCCAAGTGCCTCACGCCCGATGCCCTGGCGCTGTTGAAAAGCCAGCGCTGGCCCGGCAATGTGCGGCAGTTGAAGAATGTGGTCGAGCGGCTGGTGTCTCTCTCCACCGGACCTGAAATCGACGAGACGGATCTCGCCTCCTTCGTCCTGCGCGTAAAGCATGCGACCGACCCGGGAACCGTGAGCGTGCCCTATGCCGCGGCCCGGAAACGGAAGCTGAGTGAATTCGAGCGGGACTACTTCACCGAATTGATGAAACAGAGCGAAGGCGTGGTGGAGACGGCCGCCAAACTCTCCGGCCTGAGCGAGCGCACCATCTATCGCATGCTGCGCCGCTATGGCAAGCCTTTCTGA
- a CDS encoding response regulator has product MASHDEAIQKCVAQVLADRQSRIVVAPSVRAFFEELGRRQVDLIVFDVGLPPLSTVEAFAVERVHHPRIPTILLQEREELDEIREILDRGIIFRMLKPIEVASLRQICDTVRQRKVAAASHERDESVSLFF; this is encoded by the coding sequence GTGGCCTCGCATGATGAAGCGATTCAGAAGTGCGTGGCCCAAGTGCTGGCAGACCGGCAGAGCCGCATCGTCGTGGCGCCGAGCGTGAGGGCGTTTTTTGAAGAATTGGGCCGCCGGCAAGTGGATTTGATTGTGTTCGACGTCGGCTTGCCGCCGCTGAGCACGGTGGAGGCGTTCGCGGTGGAAAGGGTTCACCACCCGCGCATTCCCACCATCTTGCTGCAGGAACGGGAGGAGCTGGATGAGATTCGGGAGATTCTTGACCGGGGAATCATTTTCCGCATGTTGAAGCCAATCGAAGTTGCCAGCCTCAGGCAAATCTGTGATACCGTTCGCCAGCGCAAGGTTGCGGCCGCGAGCCATGAGCGGGACGAGAGCGTGTCGCTGTTTTTTTGA